A part of Desulfobacter sp. genomic DNA contains:
- a CDS encoding citrate synthase, with translation MEDTAKLIIDGKEIILPVFTGSEGEKAIDIRRLRQETGCITFDPGYGNTGACRSAITYMNGEQGILRYRGIPIEQLAEHSTFVETAFLLVTGKLPTRKELTRTSVYLNDFSPLHENMKSFYRNYPAHSHPMGILAAMVNAMRSFYPELVDLDEGTEMEMNTTFLRIISKIRTMAAMAYRISTGQRVNYPRPDLCYCANFLNMMFDSPVVPYRIDDDLVRALNVFWILHADHEQNCSTTAVRVVGSSKVNLYAAISTGISALWGPLHGGANQAVIQMLQRIEKDGMTIEDCIAKAKDKSDPFRLMGFGHRVYKTYDPRAKIMKKMCDIVLSKIRRNDPLLDIARKLEEVALEDSYFKEKNLYPNVDFYSGIVLRAMGIPTEMFPVMFAIGRLPGWIAQWKEDTEDPEMKISRPRQIYTGKTVKDYIPIGQRKNGSDIC, from the coding sequence ATGGAAGATACGGCAAAACTAATTATTGATGGGAAAGAAATCATTCTGCCTGTGTTTACGGGGTCAGAGGGCGAAAAGGCCATTGATATAAGGCGTCTCCGGCAGGAGACCGGCTGTATTACCTTTGATCCCGGATACGGAAACACCGGCGCATGCCGGTCCGCCATCACCTATATGAACGGGGAGCAGGGCATCCTCCGGTACCGGGGCATCCCCATTGAACAGCTGGCGGAGCATTCCACCTTTGTGGAAACGGCCTTTTTGCTCGTTACCGGAAAATTGCCCACCCGCAAGGAATTAACCCGGACCTCGGTTTACCTTAACGACTTTTCTCCCCTCCACGAGAACATGAAGTCATTTTACCGGAACTATCCGGCCCATTCCCATCCCATGGGGATTCTGGCGGCCATGGTCAATGCCATGAGAAGCTTTTATCCGGAACTGGTTGATCTGGATGAGGGAACGGAAATGGAGATGAACACCACATTTTTAAGGATCATTTCCAAAATCAGAACAATGGCGGCGATGGCCTACCGGATTTCAACGGGCCAGCGGGTAAATTACCCAAGGCCTGACCTCTGTTACTGCGCCAATTTTCTGAATATGATGTTCGACTCCCCGGTGGTGCCCTATCGGATTGACGATGATTTGGTCCGGGCCCTGAATGTGTTTTGGATTCTCCATGCCGACCATGAGCAAAATTGTTCCACCACGGCCGTTCGGGTGGTGGGCTCCAGCAAGGTCAACCTCTATGCGGCGATTTCCACCGGAATTTCAGCCTTGTGGGGACCGCTCCACGGCGGGGCCAACCAGGCCGTTATCCAGATGCTGCAGAGAATCGAGAAGGACGGGATGACCATTGAGGACTGTATTGCCAAAGCCAAGGACAAGAGCGACCCCTTCCGCCTCATGGGGTTCGGCCACAGGGTCTATAAAACCTATGATCCCAGGGCCAAAATCATGAAGAAAATGTGCGACATCGTCCTGTCCAAGATTCGTCGGAACGATCCTTTGCTGGACATTGCCCGGAAGCTGGAAGAAGTCGCCCTTGAAGATTCCTATTTTAAGGAAAAGAACCTCTACCCCAATGTGGATTTTTATTCCGGTATCGTGCTCAGGGCCATGGGCATCCCCACAGAAATGTTTCCGGTGATGTTTGCCATCGGCCGCCTTCCCGGATGGATTGCTCAGTGGAAAGAAGATACGGAGGATCCTGAGATGAAAATTTCCAGGCCCAGACAGATTTACACCGGCAAGACGGTAAAGGATTACATCCCCATTGGCCAAAGAAAAAACGGATCTGATATCTGTTGA
- a CDS encoding zinc ribbon domain-containing protein, with translation MPIYEFKCTKCEEFFEVIVMGSDDKDVNCPKCKSTEFERVVSATNYAMGSSGSAGGAKGVQTQERTCSSGSCKTYTVPGETRG, from the coding sequence ATGCCGATTTACGAGTTCAAGTGCACCAAGTGCGAAGAGTTTTTTGAAGTGATTGTAATGGGTTCCGACGATAAAGATGTCAATTGTCCCAAATGCAAGTCCACGGAATTTGAGCGGGTGGTCTCCGCCACCAATTATGCCATGGGCAGCTCCGGTTCCGCCGGTGGTGCCAAAGGGGTTCAGACCCAGGAACGGACCTGTTCTTCCGGATCGTGTAAAACCTACACCGTCCCGGGGGAAACACGGGGGTAA
- the ltaE gene encoding low-specificity L-threonine aldolase, with amino-acid sequence MPIDLRSDTVTRPTPEMKEAMIQAPVGDDVYGEDPTINLLEKKAAAVTGKEAALFCSSGTQSNLLALMTHCRRGDEYIVGQTAHTYRYEGGGAAVLGSIQPQPLEFEADGTLDLDRVENFIKPDDFHFAKTRLLCLENTQGGKVLPLHYLKAARKFTDDRELELHLDGARVFNAAVQLNVEVKEIAQHFDSLSCCLSKGLGAPVGSVLCGSNEFISQARRWRKMLGGGMRQAGILAAAGIYALEHHVGRLAEDHENARFLARGLSKIDALNIQPDDVQTNILFVETGAVFNALADHMAARDILIDRDPHLRLVTHLDVDRKDMETVILEFQSFFNG; translated from the coding sequence ATGCCCATTGATCTGAGAAGCGATACCGTCACCCGCCCCACCCCGGAAATGAAGGAGGCCATGATCCAGGCCCCGGTTGGGGATGATGTATATGGAGAAGATCCAACAATTAACCTGCTGGAGAAAAAAGCTGCAGCAGTCACCGGCAAGGAGGCAGCCTTGTTCTGCAGTTCCGGCACCCAGTCCAACCTCCTGGCCCTGATGACCCACTGCCGGAGGGGGGATGAATACATTGTGGGGCAGACTGCCCACACTTACCGGTACGAGGGGGGCGGCGCCGCTGTCCTGGGCAGTATCCAGCCGCAGCCCCTGGAGTTTGAAGCCGACGGCACCCTGGACCTTGACCGGGTGGAAAACTTCATCAAGCCCGATGACTTTCACTTTGCAAAAACCCGGCTGCTCTGCCTTGAAAATACCCAGGGCGGAAAAGTATTGCCCCTTCATTATCTCAAAGCAGCTCGAAAGTTTACCGATGACAGGGAATTAGAGCTACACCTGGACGGCGCCCGGGTTTTTAACGCCGCCGTACAATTAAATGTTGAAGTCAAGGAAATTGCCCAGCATTTTGATTCACTCTCCTGCTGCCTGTCCAAGGGACTGGGGGCCCCTGTAGGTTCAGTGCTCTGCGGTTCCAATGAATTTATTAGCCAGGCCAGGCGGTGGCGGAAAATGCTGGGCGGCGGCATGCGCCAGGCCGGTATTCTGGCAGCTGCAGGCATCTATGCCCTGGAGCACCATGTGGGACGCCTGGCCGAAGACCATGAAAATGCACGGTTTCTGGCCCGGGGCCTATCAAAAATAGATGCCCTCAATATTCAGCCGGATGATGTACAGACCAATATTCTCTTTGTGGAGACCGGGGCCGTGTTCAATGCCCTGGCCGACCACATGGCAGCCAGGGACATTTTAATTGACCGGGATCCACATCTGCGCCTTGTTACCCATCTGGATGTGGATAGAAAGGATATGGAAACCGTAATCCTGGAATTCCAATCTTTTTTTAACGGATAA
- the recN gene encoding DNA repair protein RecN, with product MLSALAIKNFAIIEDLRIEFSSGLSVLTGETGAGKSIIIEAVNLLLGSRASADLVRTGRDSAELEACFDIAEDSHAARVLVEQGMDTEEGLIIRRVISSTGKSRVYINSRQSTLDLLRQVTLNLAGISSQHAHQGLLKEENHLDILDEFAGTWELRREVAGLFRKIVPLKKEIHRLRIRQETAEKEQALLRFQVEEIEAANILPGEDEELAQKREQLQNAGKIFETVNGAVHEIYDREGALLERITSLSDRFRQYSSGDSRLQEMGERLNGVSFELQDLISDLRSYTDTIDLDPESLEMVDQRLDLIARLKRKYGGSLDALFDQYREMAGELQENLGLGKKIKTLEKELEENETWIRQKARALSMRRQKEGIVLARLAQAELGALEMGRARFEVAFSTAETTNPGDIATRENEKITAAGMDRVGFLLSPNPGEAAKPLAKIASGGELSRIVLALKAVLSKGQSLETLVFDEVDTGIGGATSDKVGLKLRELGNIHQVICITHLAQIARYGVRQYRIFKEVVDGRTATSIVPLAAEEDRVEEIARMIGGADITDATLAHARELLHTASA from the coding sequence ATGCTCAGCGCACTGGCCATAAAAAATTTTGCAATCATTGAAGATCTCCGCATTGAGTTCAGCTCCGGCCTGTCTGTACTCACCGGGGAAACCGGGGCGGGAAAGTCCATTATTATTGAAGCCGTGAACCTGCTGCTGGGCTCCCGGGCCTCGGCGGACCTGGTCCGTACGGGGCGGGACAGTGCCGAACTTGAGGCCTGCTTTGACATTGCCGAGGATTCCCATGCGGCAAGGGTATTGGTCGAACAGGGAATGGATACAGAAGAGGGTCTCATCATCCGCCGGGTGATTTCAAGTACGGGAAAAAGCCGGGTGTATATCAACTCCCGCCAGTCCACATTGGATTTACTTCGCCAGGTGACCCTGAACCTTGCCGGGATTTCAAGCCAGCATGCCCACCAGGGCCTGCTCAAAGAGGAAAACCATCTGGATATCCTGGATGAATTTGCCGGTACCTGGGAGTTGCGCAGGGAGGTGGCCGGGCTGTTTCGCAAGATTGTTCCCCTGAAAAAAGAAATCCATCGGTTGAGAATACGCCAGGAGACTGCGGAAAAGGAACAGGCGCTTTTAAGATTCCAGGTGGAGGAAATAGAGGCGGCTAATATTCTGCCGGGTGAGGATGAGGAACTGGCCCAAAAAAGGGAGCAGCTTCAGAATGCCGGAAAAATTTTTGAGACCGTGAACGGAGCGGTTCACGAAATTTATGACAGGGAAGGGGCGCTGCTGGAACGGATCACCTCCCTTTCGGACAGATTCCGCCAATACAGCAGCGGCGATTCCCGTCTTCAGGAAATGGGAGAGCGGCTGAACGGGGTATCCTTTGAACTTCAGGATTTGATTTCCGATCTTCGCAGCTATACCGATACCATTGATCTGGATCCCGAATCGCTGGAAATGGTGGATCAGCGGCTGGACCTCATCGCAAGGCTCAAACGAAAATACGGGGGCAGCCTTGACGCCCTGTTCGATCAGTACAGGGAAATGGCGGGAGAGTTGCAGGAAAATCTGGGGCTGGGGAAAAAAATAAAAACCCTGGAAAAAGAATTAGAGGAAAATGAAACCTGGATCAGGCAAAAAGCCCGCGCCCTGTCCATGCGGCGGCAAAAAGAGGGCATTGTACTGGCCCGCCTGGCCCAGGCCGAACTGGGTGCCCTGGAGATGGGCCGGGCCCGGTTTGAGGTGGCATTTTCCACGGCAGAAACAACAAATCCGGGGGATATTGCCACCCGGGAAAATGAAAAAATTACGGCTGCGGGCATGGACCGGGTGGGCTTTCTGCTCAGTCCCAACCCGGGGGAGGCCGCCAAACCCCTGGCAAAGATTGCCTCGGGGGGAGAGCTGTCCCGTATCGTTCTCGCGCTGAAGGCGGTGCTTTCAAAGGGGCAGTCCCTGGAAACCCTGGTTTTTGACGAAGTGGATACCGGTATCGGTGGTGCCACCTCCGATAAAGTGGGGCTCAAGCTTAGAGAACTTGGCAATATTCATCAGGTGATCTGTATTACCCATCTGGCCCAGATCGCCAGGTACGGCGTACGCCAGTACAGGATTTTCAAGGAGGTGGTGGACGGACGTACCGCTACCTCCATCGTGCCTTTGGCCGCCGAGGAGGACCGGGTGGAGGAAATTGCCCGGATGATTGGCGGCGCCGATATCACTGATGCCACCCTGGCCCATGCCAGGGAGCTGCTTCACACGGCATCTGCTTGA
- a CDS encoding iron transporter produces the protein MTNPSLPAQNPESVFGKVKASAGRGVKKGWFGLIWLLKILIPISFATTLLVHFRLLYHLDFLLEPLMSLIHLPASAAVVLVIGLFTGIYGTVAALSVMSFSMDHMILIAVFTLISHNIIQESLVQANSGLNFFLASVFRIAMSFGVTFICGRVLGVNPEVAGAASQAATAAAAGPFIPMLADWALGTGRLCIQIFCIIMPLMVTMEMAKTFQVIEGVTRVVSPVVSLMGLDRSSGMLWMTAAVFGLAYGSAVIVEETKTGAYEKSALTRLHLSIGVNHAMIEDPALFLPLGLPVFWLWVPRLAAAFAAAWLYWGFSLLRRYYAQRTGHKKFCNH, from the coding sequence GTAAAGGCCAGTGCCGGGAGGGGAGTGAAAAAAGGGTGGTTCGGCCTGATCTGGCTGCTGAAAATCCTGATCCCCATATCCTTTGCTACGACCCTGCTGGTTCATTTCAGGCTGCTTTACCATCTTGATTTTCTCCTGGAGCCTTTGATGTCGCTGATCCATCTGCCGGCATCGGCGGCCGTGGTGCTGGTCATCGGGTTGTTTACCGGGATTTACGGGACCGTTGCGGCATTGTCGGTGATGTCCTTTTCCATGGACCACATGATCCTGATAGCCGTATTTACCCTGATTTCACATAATATCATCCAGGAAAGCCTGGTACAGGCCAACTCAGGGCTGAATTTTTTTCTGGCGTCGGTATTCAGGATCGCCATGTCTTTTGGGGTGACCTTTATCTGCGGAAGGGTTCTGGGCGTTAATCCTGAAGTGGCGGGTGCGGCATCCCAGGCGGCAACCGCTGCTGCGGCCGGCCCTTTTATACCCATGCTGGCGGATTGGGCCCTGGGTACCGGCCGGCTGTGTATCCAGATTTTCTGTATTATTATGCCATTGATGGTGACAATGGAAATGGCCAAAACTTTCCAGGTGATCGAAGGGGTAACCCGGGTGGTGTCCCCGGTGGTCTCCCTCATGGGGCTGGACAGATCCTCGGGCATGCTTTGGATGACGGCGGCGGTGTTCGGGCTGGCCTATGGATCGGCAGTGATTGTTGAGGAGACCAAGACCGGTGCCTATGAAAAGTCCGCCCTGACAAGGCTCCATCTTTCCATCGGGGTCAACCATGCCATGATCGAAGATCCGGCACTTTTTTTGCCCCTGGGGCTCCCGGTGTTCTGGCTGTGGGTGCCCAGGCTCGCCGCCGCCTTTGCTGCGGCCTGGTTATATTGGGGGTTTTCCCTGCTCAGGAGGTATTATGCTCAGCGCACTGGCCATAAAAAATTTTGCAATCATTGA